A stretch of the Bdellovibrio sp. 22V genome encodes the following:
- a CDS encoding FtsX-like permease family protein: MIFLKLALKSLKNRAFATALTVISIALSVALLFSVERAKRAAEEGFTQTISKTDLIVGARSGPLQLILYTVFNMGNATHNVSYESYQDIKKHPAIAWTIPYSLGDGHRGFRVVGTNNDFFKHYHFRGDRKVELAQGVEFQRLWDVVIGADVARTLNYRLGDRIVVSHGVTRGEGVQQHDDKPFVVSGIMKPTGTPLDRALYLSLEGMEALHIDWQEGAAPTADKAIPFDKINKDSLQIHTITSFFIGTKSRIETLKLQRDINTYKEEPLLAIIPGVTLSELWQNLSYVENVLRIISWMVVVVGFMAMLIALTTTLNERRREMAILRAVGAKSGQIVGLLVFESAVLTGAGILLGIFLSWALALILRPWIEMEFGLYLQGPLFTSRELIYVLVTFVGGTIIGLIPALRAQKLALKDGLSVRL, encoded by the coding sequence ATGATCTTCTTAAAATTGGCCCTGAAGTCTTTGAAGAATCGCGCTTTTGCCACGGCATTGACGGTTATTTCTATTGCTCTGAGCGTGGCTTTATTGTTCTCGGTGGAAAGAGCCAAACGAGCTGCGGAAGAAGGCTTCACGCAAACAATCAGCAAAACGGATTTGATTGTTGGTGCGCGCAGTGGTCCATTGCAACTGATTCTTTATACAGTTTTCAATATGGGAAATGCGACTCACAATGTTTCCTATGAGAGCTATCAGGACATTAAAAAACATCCGGCCATTGCCTGGACGATTCCGTATTCTTTGGGGGATGGTCACCGCGGGTTTCGCGTGGTGGGTACGAATAATGATTTCTTTAAGCACTATCATTTCCGTGGCGACCGTAAAGTCGAGCTTGCACAAGGTGTCGAGTTTCAACGTCTTTGGGATGTTGTGATCGGCGCCGATGTTGCACGCACCTTGAATTATCGTTTGGGAGATCGCATTGTTGTTTCTCACGGCGTGACTCGGGGTGAGGGTGTGCAACAACATGATGACAAACCATTTGTCGTCTCCGGGATCATGAAGCCGACGGGGACGCCATTGGACCGTGCTCTTTATCTTTCTTTAGAAGGAATGGAAGCCTTGCACATCGATTGGCAGGAAGGGGCGGCACCTACAGCGGATAAAGCCATTCCTTTCGATAAGATTAACAAAGACAGTTTACAGATTCACACGATCACTTCGTTCTTTATCGGCACGAAGTCGCGTATTGAAACTTTGAAACTGCAAAGAGACATCAACACCTACAAAGAGGAACCGCTTCTTGCGATCATTCCCGGTGTGACCTTAAGTGAGTTGTGGCAAAACCTTTCTTATGTTGAAAACGTTCTGCGTATTATTTCTTGGATGGTTGTTGTCGTTGGATTTATGGCGATGCTGATCGCTTTAACAACAACATTGAACGAGCGCCGCCGTGAGATGGCGATTCTGCGCGCTGTTGGCGCGAAGTCCGGGCAAATCGTGGGACTCTTGGTTTTTGAGTCTGCGGTCTTGACCGGAGCGGGCATCCTTCTTGGCATTTTCTTGTCGTGGGCTTTGGCGCTGATTCTGCGCCCATGGATTGAAATGGAATTCGGTCTTTACTTGCAAGGCCCGCTTTTCACATCGCGCGAACTGATCTACGTGCTT
- a CDS encoding ABC transporter ATP-binding protein produces MNSNSPLVEIRDLQFTYPNQTTPTLEISEFSVKKGEELFLFGPSGAGKTTLLELLSGVLQPSKGSLKILGRDLMTMSAPERDAFRAEHMGYVFQSFNLIPYLSVRENIELPLYLSPARKARLGTTVDTEMVVRALCGNLGIAELLDKKVTELSVGQQQRVAVARALLGKPDLLLADEPTSALDADHREKFLKLLFELAELYGTTVIFVSHDRSIEKLFTRSISLNSINKVV; encoded by the coding sequence TTGAACTCAAATAGTCCTCTTGTCGAGATTCGCGATCTGCAGTTCACTTATCCTAATCAAACGACTCCCACTCTTGAGATTTCCGAGTTTTCGGTGAAAAAGGGCGAGGAGTTGTTCCTCTTTGGGCCAAGTGGTGCCGGTAAAACGACGCTTCTTGAACTCCTTTCCGGTGTTCTTCAACCGAGCAAAGGCAGTTTGAAAATTTTAGGTCGTGATTTGATGACAATGAGTGCTCCGGAGCGTGATGCGTTCCGGGCGGAACACATGGGCTATGTGTTTCAAAGCTTTAATTTGATTCCTTATCTGTCCGTGCGTGAAAACATCGAATTGCCGTTGTATTTAAGTCCTGCACGCAAAGCGCGTTTGGGTACGACGGTAGATACCGAGATGGTGGTGCGCGCCCTGTGCGGGAATCTTGGTATTGCCGAGCTTCTCGATAAAAAAGTGACTGAACTGAGCGTCGGGCAGCAACAGCGTGTCGCTGTGGCTCGTGCGTTGTTGGGAAAACCGGATCTGCTTTTGGCGGATGAACCGACCTCAGCGTTAGACGCTGATCACCGCGAAAAATTTTTGAAACTTCTGTTTGAATTGGCGGAGCTCTACGGGACGACCGTTATCTTCGTCTCACATGATCGCAGCATTGAAAAACTTTTCACTCGTTCCATCTCGTTGAACTCTATTAACAAGGTTGTGTGA
- a CDS encoding DUF2796 domain-containing protein — MLKVLLFSMMALAAREHGAHVHGEGHMSIGIDGKKGKIELHAPANSIMGFEHQATSKKDKQKKDAALLKLEEKISEMVSFDPSLKCEIKKEIFEVNQETKHADIEAEFNISCEQAPAGSTMTFNIQKVFPHLKKVQVDVIADGVQKSVQVLKNGDSLELK; from the coding sequence ATGTTAAAAGTTCTTCTCTTTTCGATGATGGCCCTGGCGGCACGCGAGCACGGAGCCCATGTTCATGGTGAAGGTCACATGAGCATCGGTATCGATGGTAAAAAAGGAAAAATCGAATTGCATGCGCCGGCGAATTCCATCATGGGATTTGAGCATCAAGCCACTTCAAAAAAAGACAAACAAAAAAAGGATGCGGCTTTATTGAAGCTGGAAGAGAAAATTTCCGAGATGGTTTCTTTTGATCCTTCGTTGAAGTGCGAAATCAAAAAAGAAATCTTCGAAGTGAATCAAGAAACGAAACATGCTGATATCGAAGCGGAGTTCAATATCAGTTGTGAACAGGCGCCTGCGGGCAGCACGATGACTTTCAATATCCAAAAAGTGTTTCCGCATCTTAAAAAAGTTCAAGTCGATGTCATTGCTGACGGCGTTCAAAAATCAGTGCAAGTACTGAAGAACGGAGACAGTCTTGAACTCAAATAG
- a CDS encoding DUF3299 domain-containing protein, with protein MDMKKWVLAGVFIMAAIAGAVIYQVVGSRGAASLNGVEVDWRLLGEMDYITGSSSSELKALNGQAVKIPGFMVPLEDNQRDVVEFLLVPSPQACIHVPPPPPNQMVYVKMRKGTEVAVGPIWVHGTLNLVTKKSMYGDASFELVGEVVEPYK; from the coding sequence ATGGATATGAAGAAGTGGGTCCTTGCAGGTGTTTTTATTATGGCGGCCATCGCGGGTGCGGTGATCTATCAAGTCGTGGGGTCCCGTGGCGCGGCTTCCCTGAATGGTGTAGAGGTCGATTGGCGTCTTCTTGGCGAAATGGACTACATTACCGGCAGTTCTTCTTCCGAATTAAAAGCTCTCAATGGCCAGGCAGTGAAAATTCCCGGCTTTATGGTCCCGTTGGAGGATAATCAACGCGATGTAGTTGAGTTCCTCCTAGTGCCGAGCCCGCAGGCTTGCATTCACGTTCCTCCTCCGCCGCCGAATCAAATGGTGTATGTGAAGATGCGCAAGGGGACGGAAGTCGCGGTGGGACCGATCTGGGTGCATGGCACTTTAAATTTAGTCACTAAAAAGTCGATGTACGGTGATGCTTCGTTTGAGCTCGTTGGTGAAGTCGTGGAGCCGTACAAATAA
- the hisS gene encoding histidine--tRNA ligase, producing MSNKIQRVRGTRDLLPEDSIVFRFVEESAYEKALLYGYGEIETPIFEFSDVFHRTLGETSDVVNKETYDFTDRGGEKLTLRPEGTAGVARAFISEGMMQNLPLKFYYSGPMFRYERPQKGRYRQFYQLGAECLGYDSPLADVECIALAWDLLQKIGISAECTLEINTLGDSESRAAYRDALVQYFTTHQEQLSADSKMRLEKNPLRILDSKDEGDKKLNENAPKLEQYLNETSQTFFKKVLAGIESLGIPYKVNSHLVRGLDYYCHTVFEFTTSKLGAQGTVLAGGRYDGLIETMGGPKTPGVGWAAGIDRLADLTPKELANKKEVLIAVIGADDQGEDESVKVAHEIRARGLKAENFLSGKMGKKMQKANKVGAHYALILGGNEVANKTVTVKNFSSGEQFEISRENLKTFDFKI from the coding sequence ATGAGCAATAAAATCCAGAGAGTGCGCGGCACCCGTGATCTTCTTCCCGAGGACAGCATTGTCTTCCGTTTTGTCGAAGAATCTGCCTACGAAAAGGCTCTTTTGTACGGTTACGGCGAGATTGAAACTCCTATTTTCGAATTTTCTGACGTTTTTCATCGCACTTTGGGCGAAACTTCCGACGTTGTGAATAAAGAGACTTATGATTTTACAGATCGCGGCGGAGAAAAACTCACATTGAGACCCGAAGGGACTGCGGGAGTTGCACGCGCTTTTATCTCTGAAGGCATGATGCAGAACCTGCCATTGAAGTTTTATTATTCCGGTCCCATGTTTCGTTATGAGCGACCACAAAAAGGTCGATATCGTCAATTTTACCAATTGGGCGCAGAGTGTTTAGGTTATGACTCTCCTCTTGCGGACGTCGAATGCATCGCACTTGCGTGGGATCTCCTACAAAAGATCGGTATTTCCGCAGAGTGTACGTTGGAAATCAACACTTTGGGAGACAGCGAAAGCCGCGCCGCTTATCGCGACGCTCTTGTTCAATATTTTACCACTCACCAAGAGCAGCTTTCTGCGGATAGCAAAATGCGCTTGGAAAAAAATCCGCTGCGCATTTTGGATTCCAAAGACGAAGGCGACAAAAAATTAAACGAAAACGCGCCGAAGCTTGAACAATACTTGAATGAAACGTCACAGACTTTCTTCAAGAAAGTTTTAGCTGGCATCGAGAGTTTGGGAATTCCTTATAAAGTAAATTCTCATCTCGTGCGCGGCTTAGATTATTACTGTCACACCGTTTTTGAGTTCACGACATCGAAACTCGGCGCACAAGGCACTGTTCTTGCCGGCGGTCGCTACGATGGTTTGATTGAAACAATGGGCGGCCCGAAAACTCCCGGAGTCGGCTGGGCTGCGGGCATCGACCGTCTTGCCGATTTGACTCCGAAAGAACTCGCGAACAAAAAAGAAGTTTTGATCGCGGTGATTGGCGCTGACGATCAGGGCGAAGACGAAAGTGTGAAAGTGGCCCACGAAATTCGCGCCCGCGGCTTAAAGGCAGAAAATTTCTTGTCAGGAAAAATGGGCAAGAAAATGCAAAAAGCCAATAAAGTCGGCGCGCACTACGCTCTTATTTTGGGCGGCAACGAAGTCGCAAACAAAACTGTGACGGTGAAGAACTTCTCTTCTGGAGAGCAGTTCGAGATCAGCCGCGAAAATCTGAAGACCTTCGATTTCAAAATTTAA
- a CDS encoding C1 family peptidase — MKNYLKPVGVAISLTLSLYVSPSIAQVTFERPGLKEMTKEENQKLHKRKIKKVRPNRLGVERVNKERRARGEAPIAENPSLPELEVEETNGATSSGDMAQATLGSAPAQVDNSNLPAFPAIANQGSIGSCVGFASTYYMMSHEVCLTLGCDNKTQRARVYSPKWTYNMINGGVDNGSAFSDAFAVQEKHGAALMTDFPYDADVRGWDMNSEHWKRAINSRLKPNTYMVINTDAGMANVKQFLANGHVVVVGTYINSWVFRSVQANPLVGSNPFVGQYIATHLNGKIAGHAMTIVGYDDNIWVDINNNGAVESQELGAFKFANSFGTGWGNQGYAWASYDAFRATSTVPNFAPTGRVQLTQSGYSFNQIYTPYTPKLLAQVNMSHALRSQMALTFGSSANTASTPSLTWTPFAFVNRGGGYAFDGTTVEKAGSFYFDISSLAASDINTQKFYLTLKDSTAGSALTTSAFNIVNPSVGNTLLSAPGVPVAVDATSRILVAGTTPAPTPTPTPTPVPSVDTTAPSVPQNFSANLRTIRGGKAARVNLAWSASSDNVGVHKYYIYRNGVKYAETTYLNYTDNNIARGVTYTYQVAAVDAAGNISAKSVSISRVW, encoded by the coding sequence ATGAAGAATTATTTAAAACCTGTCGGAGTCGCGATTTCTCTGACACTAAGTCTGTACGTTTCTCCTTCCATCGCGCAAGTTACCTTCGAACGTCCAGGTCTTAAAGAGATGACGAAGGAAGAAAATCAAAAACTGCACAAAAGAAAAATCAAAAAGGTTCGTCCCAATCGTTTGGGTGTTGAGCGTGTGAACAAAGAACGTCGCGCGCGCGGCGAAGCTCCGATCGCGGAGAATCCTTCTTTGCCTGAATTAGAAGTGGAAGAAACCAATGGAGCTACATCTTCCGGAGACATGGCGCAAGCTACTTTAGGCTCAGCTCCTGCGCAAGTGGACAACTCCAATCTTCCCGCCTTTCCTGCGATTGCCAATCAAGGCTCGATCGGCTCTTGCGTCGGTTTCGCGTCGACTTACTATATGATGAGCCACGAAGTGTGTCTGACATTGGGCTGTGACAACAAGACACAAAGAGCCCGCGTTTACTCTCCGAAGTGGACTTACAATATGATCAACGGTGGCGTCGACAACGGTTCGGCTTTCTCTGACGCTTTTGCCGTACAGGAAAAACATGGCGCCGCTTTGATGACGGACTTTCCCTACGATGCCGATGTGCGCGGATGGGATATGAATTCAGAGCACTGGAAGCGCGCGATCAATTCGCGTTTGAAACCTAATACCTATATGGTCATCAACACCGACGCGGGAATGGCGAACGTAAAGCAGTTCCTTGCCAACGGTCACGTGGTTGTTGTCGGAACTTATATTAACAGCTGGGTCTTCCGTAGCGTTCAAGCGAATCCGCTTGTGGGTTCAAATCCATTCGTGGGTCAATACATTGCCACTCACTTGAATGGAAAAATCGCAGGACATGCGATGACGATTGTCGGTTATGACGACAACATTTGGGTCGACATCAACAACAACGGAGCCGTCGAAAGCCAAGAGCTGGGTGCGTTTAAATTCGCAAACTCTTTTGGCACAGGCTGGGGAAATCAAGGCTATGCGTGGGCTTCTTATGATGCTTTCCGTGCGACGTCGACAGTTCCTAACTTTGCTCCAACAGGTCGTGTCCAACTGACTCAAAGCGGTTATTCATTCAATCAAATTTACACGCCTTATACGCCGAAACTTTTGGCACAAGTGAATATGTCACATGCTCTGCGCTCGCAAATGGCGTTGACGTTCGGTTCTTCCGCGAACACGGCAAGCACTCCTTCACTAACGTGGACTCCGTTTGCTTTCGTGAACCGTGGTGGCGGATATGCGTTTGATGGAACTACGGTTGAAAAAGCGGGCTCCTTCTACTTCGATATTTCTTCTTTGGCTGCTTCGGATATCAACACGCAGAAGTTTTATCTGACGTTGAAAGATTCCACTGCGGGATCTGCATTGACGACGTCCGCATTTAATATCGTGAATCCAAGCGTAGGAAACACCCTGCTTTCCGCTCCTGGAGTTCCGGTCGCGGTCGATGCGACATCCCGAATTCTCGTGGCGGGTACAACACCCGCGCCAACGCCGACACCCACACCAACTCCGGTGCCGTCCGTTGATACAACAGCGCCAAGTGTGCCGCAGAACTTCTCTGCCAACTTGCGCACGATTCGCGGTGGTAAAGCTGCGCGCGTAAATCTGGCGTGGAGCGCTTCCAGCGATAACGTCGGTGTTCATAAATACTACATCTATCGCAACGGTGTGAAGTATGCGGAAACAACGTACTTGAACTACACAGACAACAACATTGCCCGAGGAGTGACATACACTTACCAAGTAGCTGCTGTCGATGCCGCAGGAAACATCTCAGCGAAATCGGTATCGATCTCGCGAGTCTGGTAA
- a CDS encoding PPK2 family polyphosphate kinase translates to MAKEKDFFLGKKSLSSFPTHGDHFVHLRNSELEEKTNRLGDKLADLQEVIFAERKHKILIVLQGLDTSGKDGTVKHVFGTTNPQGVKVVSFKTPTDLEMSYDYLWRIHQNVPAKGELVIFNRSHYEDYVVPRVHKTLPSDMTKQRLKDIRGFERMLIDEGTVLLKFFLHISLNEQAHRLQQRLDNPNKHWKFSLSDLTERRYWDKYHDAYEEAITATHTEECPWFIIPADNKRLRNYIISKILVKRLESLNPKLPEFDPKLIKQLKSEANRVLGTANK, encoded by the coding sequence ATGGCCAAGGAAAAAGATTTCTTCTTAGGTAAAAAGAGCCTCTCCTCTTTTCCCACTCACGGCGATCATTTCGTGCATCTTCGCAACAGCGAGTTGGAAGAAAAAACGAACCGCCTGGGTGACAAGCTTGCGGATCTTCAGGAAGTTATTTTTGCCGAACGCAAGCATAAGATACTCATCGTCTTACAAGGCCTTGATACCTCTGGAAAGGATGGAACCGTAAAACATGTTTTCGGTACGACGAATCCCCAGGGGGTCAAGGTCGTCTCATTCAAAACGCCGACGGATCTTGAAATGTCTTACGACTATCTTTGGCGAATCCACCAAAATGTTCCCGCGAAAGGCGAACTGGTGATTTTCAATCGCAGTCACTATGAAGACTATGTTGTGCCAAGAGTTCACAAAACATTACCTTCAGACATGACCAAACAACGCCTCAAAGACATTCGCGGCTTTGAACGCATGCTCATAGACGAGGGAACCGTCCTGCTAAAATTCTTCCTGCACATCAGTTTGAATGAACAAGCGCATCGTTTACAACAGCGCCTCGACAACCCTAATAAACACTGGAAATTTTCTTTAAGCGATCTCACCGAACGCAGATACTGGGACAAGTATCACGACGCCTACGAAGAAGCGATCACCGCCACCCACACCGAAGAATGCCCGTGGTTCATCATCCCTGCCGATAACAAGCGCCTGCGCAACTACATCATCTCCAAAATCCTGGTCAAACGCCTCGAATCCCTCAACCCCAAACTCCCCGAATTCGACCCAAAACTCATCAAACAACTAAAATCCGAAGCCAACCGAGTCCTCGGCACCGCCAACAAATAG
- the lgt gene encoding prolipoprotein diacylglyceryl transferase has protein sequence MVHDFDPFALRISGDFGIRWYGLSYMMGFICAYLLIKWLAQRQRAGLAPNMVGDFITYAAIGTLVGGRLGYVLFYAPDLLWKFKSSFPFWGVLAVNEGGMASHGGMIGIVVACLLYARKYSVNALYLFDLVAVSGPVGVFFGRIANFINGELVGRPCDPSYPLAVKFPQDIFAWPGQDMAKVAELSPVVEKVGVTREQWLELVDKFRFDVAARDQVYSVMNKVVESIQEGNTAVKEAIAPLLTPRYPSQLFAAVGEGLLVFLVLFFLWRKPRKPGFIAACFILIYAVVRVVDEHFRMPDAHIGFQWLGLTRGQWLSVAMFVVGLIMMFVWTRASSLNIPGWGRGHSIKLNRK, from the coding sequence GTGGTTCATGATTTTGATCCCTTTGCATTAAGAATTTCCGGTGATTTTGGAATTCGTTGGTACGGACTCTCTTATATGATGGGTTTCATCTGCGCTTACTTGTTGATCAAGTGGTTGGCGCAAAGACAAAGAGCAGGGCTTGCACCCAACATGGTCGGTGACTTTATCACGTACGCGGCGATTGGCACTTTGGTGGGCGGTCGTTTGGGATACGTTTTGTTCTATGCTCCAGATCTTCTCTGGAAATTCAAATCGTCCTTTCCCTTTTGGGGAGTGCTTGCTGTCAACGAAGGCGGGATGGCGAGCCACGGAGGCATGATCGGTATCGTTGTGGCGTGTTTGCTTTACGCGCGTAAATACTCTGTGAACGCTCTTTATCTTTTTGACCTTGTCGCCGTTTCCGGTCCTGTCGGTGTGTTCTTTGGTCGTATCGCCAACTTTATCAATGGCGAACTTGTTGGTCGTCCTTGCGATCCTTCTTACCCTTTGGCTGTGAAGTTCCCGCAAGATATTTTCGCATGGCCGGGGCAAGATATGGCGAAAGTGGCAGAGCTTTCTCCTGTCGTTGAAAAAGTGGGTGTAACACGCGAACAATGGTTGGAGCTGGTCGATAAATTCCGCTTCGATGTTGCTGCCCGCGATCAGGTTTATTCTGTGATGAATAAAGTTGTCGAGTCGATCCAAGAGGGCAACACGGCGGTGAAAGAAGCTATAGCTCCGTTGTTGACGCCTCGTTATCCGTCGCAGTTGTTTGCTGCTGTCGGTGAAGGCTTGCTTGTTTTCCTTGTGCTTTTCTTCTTGTGGAGAAAACCGCGTAAGCCGGGCTTTATCGCTGCTTGTTTTATTTTGATCTACGCCGTGGTTCGCGTTGTTGATGAACACTTCCGTATGCCTGATGCGCACATTGGTTTCCAATGGCTGGGTTTGACTCGCGGGCAGTGGTTGTCGGTGGCCATGTTTGTTGTCGGCTTGATCATGATGTTCGTTTGGACTCGTGCTAGTTCTTTGAATATTCCTGGATGGGGCAGAGGGCATTCCATCAAGTTGAATCGCAAGTAG